The window CCCGCAAGATGGGCACGCCGGCCGTGGCCAGCATCGCCAGGGTGCTGGCGAAGCGCGCCGCGTTGTAGCCACGCGAAAGGCGGCCCACCAGTGGCAGCTCGAGCCAGGCGGCATCGAAGCGCTCGCGGAAGGCGGCGCGGGCCAGCGCCATGCGCGCGCCGATCGCCACGAGGACAATCGCGCCGAGCATCAGCCAGCCGTAGTTGCGCACGAAGTCGCTGAGCGCCAGCATGATCACCGTGAGGATCGGCAGGGCGCGCTTGGTGCCCGCGAAGACATTGGCCACTTGCGGGACCACGTAGCTGACCAGGAAGACCACGATCACGATCGCGACCAGCGTCACGATGGCGGGGTAGAGCGCCGCGCCGACGAGCTTCTGCTGCAGGGCCTGGCGCTGCTCCAGGTCGTCGGCCAGCCGCTCGAGCACCAGCCCCAGGTTGCCGGTCTGCTCGCCGGCACTGATCACCGCGGTATAGATGGGCGAAAACTCGCGCGGGTGCTGCGACAGCGTGCGGCCGAATGGAGAGCCTGCGTTGACGTCGGCCCGCAGCGATGCAACCAGGTTTCGCTGCTCCTCGGTCTCGGCCTCGTCGGTCAGTGCGGTCAGCGCGCGTTCGAGCGGCAGGCCCGAAGACACCAGCCCCGCCAGCTGCCGGGTCCAGACCGCCAGGGTGGTTGAATTGAAGATGCGCCTGCCGCCCAGCAGGCGGCGCCAGCCGCCCGAGGCGGGCGCGCCCCCTTCGGCGCTGCCGACCACTGTCACCGACAGCGGGATCAGGGCCTGCGCGCGCAAGACGCCGCGAGCGCTGCGCGCGGTGTCGGCTTCGAGCACGCCCTTGCGGGGCTGCCCCTGTTGGTCTATGGCTTCGAATGAGTAGGCGGGCATGGGGACTGGCGGCAAAATGCGCGAGTCCGCATTGTCGACGTTTGGCGCTGCCTTTTCGTCACACGGCCTTCACAACATCGATTCGAGGAGTCTTCATGCCGCTTCGTACTTCAGCACTTGCCGTTGCCGCGCTGCTGGGCGCGCTGTCGCTGCCTGCCATGGCGCAGGACCGCACGGCCTACAACGGCTTTCTCTGCTGCAACCTGCGCACCGACGGGAGCTGGATCAGCGACAGCAATTACGCCGAAAGCGGCAAGCGCATCATCCCCGTCGGCACGCCGGCCCAGGTGACCGGCTACGGCCGCCAGCGCGTCAACGTGCTGATCGATGGCAAGAAGCAGGACATCGGCAACGACTACAGCCGCGACCTGGACCTGGGCGCCTTCGCCAGGCGCTATGTGGTCACCGAAGACCCGGCTCCCCGTATCGCGGGCTTTCCGCCCAAGATCCGCGAGGCCATCAAGTCGGCCCGCGTGACCAAGGGCATGACGCGTGAACAGGTCGCCATGGCCGTGGGCTACC is drawn from Variovorax sp. PBS-H4 and contains these coding sequences:
- the gspF gene encoding type II secretion system inner membrane protein GspF, coding for MPAYSFEAIDQQGQPRKGVLEADTARSARGVLRAQALIPLSVTVVGSAEGGAPASGGWRRLLGGRRIFNSTTLAVWTRQLAGLVSSGLPLERALTALTDEAETEEQRNLVASLRADVNAGSPFGRTLSQHPREFSPIYTAVISAGEQTGNLGLVLERLADDLEQRQALQQKLVGAALYPAIVTLVAIVIVVFLVSYVVPQVANVFAGTKRALPILTVIMLALSDFVRNYGWLMLGAIVLVAIGARMALARAAFRERFDAAWLELPLVGRLSRGYNAARFASTLAMLATAGVPILRALQAASETLGNRAMRADALDALVLVREGAPLASALAQKKRFPGIVSMFARLGEQTGTLPLMLQRAATQLGAEVQRRAMHLATILEPLLIVAMGAVVMLIVLAVLMPIIQLNQFVK